From one Anopheles cruzii chromosome 3, idAnoCruzAS_RS32_06, whole genome shotgun sequence genomic stretch:
- the LOC128269759 gene encoding uncharacterized transmembrane protein DDB_G0289901-like produces MCRQNVSPPVDVQSTADRKREGPERSAKRDRQYGTVTAASQNNAPVKGRNGPQTPLSQSPPSASCSPFATNGGGGGGGGYHGGQVFFPRTPGPATGGRNGGRVFFHQSGGTSGGVGGSGSIGSAQQQPQQQQPPTSAAAATTTAINPHSQPTPVSASSHSSSSGVSSSNDTPSCSSGTPHHNCSGQYQPIQFNWQDDGDSSGESESSSSRGSSSSSSGCSMHCGLSTDGATGGSLATTPIIAGPASAGVGGAGVPPHLDYMARREMLQEFPGQIPQRRRKSRTPKKPGVMGKPLMWQVAVTAALIVLGCSYLAAR; encoded by the exons ATGTGTCGACAGAATGTGTCACCGCCCGTCGATGTGCAGTCGACGGCGGACCGGAAACGTGAAGGACCGGAACGCTCGGCGAAGCGCGACAGACAGTATGGCACCGTGACGGCCGCGAGTCAAAACAATGCTCCGGTTAAGGGCAGAA ATGGACCACAGACGCCCCTGTCCCAGTCGCCGCCGAGTGCCTCTTGCAGCCCGTTCGCcacgaacggcggtggcggcggtggtggcggctaCCACGGTGGGCAGGTGTTCTTCCCACGAacgccgggcccggccaccggcggccgtaaTGGCGGTCGCGTGTTTTTCCACCAGAGCGGCGGCACATCCGGTGGCGTCggaggcagcggcagcatcggtagcgcccagcagcagccacagcagcagcagccaccaacgtcggcagccgcggccaccaccaccgccatcaatCCCCATTCCCAGCCGACCCCGGTGTCGGCCAGCAGCCATTCCAGTAGCAGCGGTGTCAGCAGCTCCAACGACACCCCATCGTGCTCGTCCGGCACTCCGCATCA CAACTGCAGCGGTCAATATCAACCGATCCAGTTCAACTGGCAGGACGACGGTGACTCGAGCGGTGAATCGGAatcttcgtcgtcgcgcggatcctcttcgtcctcgtcgggcTGCAGCATGCACTGTGGACTGTCGACCGATGGGGCGACCGGTGGATCGCTGGCCACGACCCCCATCATCGCGGGTCCGGCGTCGGCTGGTGTCGGCGGTGCCGGAGTCCCGCCACACCTGGACTACATGGCCCGCCGCGAGATGCTCCAAGAGTTCCCGGGCCAGATTCCGCAGCGCCGGCGCAAGTCGCGTACGCCGAAGAAACCGGGG GTTATGGGCAAACCTTTGATGTGGCAAGTGGCTGTGACGGCTGCCCTGATCGTGCTCGGTTGCAGCTACCTGGCCGCTAGGTAG